From one Variovorax sp. PBL-H6 genomic stretch:
- a CDS encoding bifunctional acetate--CoA ligase family protein/GNAT family N-acetyltransferase, with product MDKHYLAPLLAPQSVVVFAGPADDAGAGTQARAVRDALRATRFSGTMQFLDIGTSGTLADLAQTRADLAIIALPPAEIAAALEVAGRIRCRAALVVSSGIGAEQASALRKIAHQAGLHLLGPNSLGLQRPSLQLNASAAGPLARSGPLALAAQSGALTASMLDWARQNAVGFSSVVSLGPHTCVDIAQVLDFFADDAATHSIIVHLEGILNARHFMSALRSASHAKPVVVLKAGRKPAGNEAAHTHSASIVGSDEVFDAALRRAGAVRVRSFVELFSAAKCLASRYRPVGKRLAIVSNGGGPGVLAADWVNEIGLQLGKLSPASQQALGPQVPPLASLTDLIDLSEDAQPAHYRAAVDAASKDPGIDGVLAIFSPKTGCDPADVARALAAIPKPTSKPLLSCWMGDASVGAAREVLAEASIPSFRTPEAAVGAFGNIATFHQNQQLLQQTPPPLSQLAKPDVEGARLLIESVLAERRTVLTEMESKALLSSFHIPITRTLLAHSANEAMMIATQLGFPVALKIDSPDIAHKSDVEGVALNIVNAAGARDTYLSMMERVARLAPGARINGVTVQQMARARRGREIYVGLVTDDPFGPVIVFGAGGTMIELLDDRAMELPPLNQFLARRLIERSRVAETLGEWRGAAAADTQALEHVLLRVSEMVCELPELREMDINPIIVDESGCVAVDARIVVAHAPSPIGGRGSDYQHLAILPYPARYQREWPLREGGICTVRPVHPADAQMLQALVQQLSPESRWFRFVSRFHELPPAMLARFTLIDYDREMALVAVVRERAAAPDGTALEKERIVAVSRYFTNPDQSSCEFSLVVADDYKGQGLGSRLLESIIDVARDKGLAEIVGLVLSNNAEMLKLVRRLGFAVRPFPEDPDFRLVTHAL from the coding sequence ATGGACAAGCACTACCTCGCGCCGCTCCTCGCACCGCAATCCGTGGTGGTCTTCGCCGGACCGGCCGACGACGCCGGGGCGGGCACCCAGGCCCGGGCCGTGCGCGACGCACTGCGGGCCACCCGCTTCTCCGGCACGATGCAGTTCCTGGACATCGGCACGAGCGGCACCCTGGCCGACCTGGCGCAGACGCGCGCCGACCTGGCCATCATCGCGCTGCCGCCCGCGGAGATCGCCGCGGCGCTGGAGGTCGCGGGCCGCATCCGCTGCCGCGCCGCGCTGGTCGTCTCCAGCGGCATCGGTGCCGAACAGGCGTCCGCGCTGCGCAAGATCGCCCATCAGGCGGGCCTGCACCTGCTGGGCCCCAATTCGCTGGGCCTCCAGCGCCCTTCGCTGCAGCTCAACGCCAGCGCGGCCGGTCCGCTGGCGCGCAGCGGACCGCTCGCGCTGGCGGCCCAGTCGGGCGCCCTGACCGCCTCGATGCTCGATTGGGCGCGTCAGAACGCGGTGGGCTTCTCCAGCGTGGTCTCGCTGGGGCCGCACACCTGCGTGGACATCGCGCAGGTGCTGGACTTCTTCGCCGACGACGCCGCGACCCACAGCATCATCGTCCACCTCGAAGGCATCTTGAACGCGCGGCACTTCATGAGCGCGCTGCGCTCCGCGTCCCACGCGAAGCCGGTCGTGGTGCTGAAGGCCGGGCGCAAGCCCGCGGGCAACGAGGCGGCGCACACGCACAGCGCCTCGATCGTGGGCAGCGACGAGGTCTTCGACGCGGCGCTGCGCCGCGCCGGCGCCGTCCGGGTGCGATCCTTCGTCGAGCTCTTCTCGGCTGCCAAGTGCCTGGCTTCGCGCTACCGGCCCGTCGGCAAGCGGCTGGCGATCGTCTCCAACGGGGGCGGCCCCGGCGTGCTCGCGGCGGACTGGGTCAACGAGATCGGCCTGCAGTTGGGCAAGCTCTCGCCGGCTTCGCAGCAGGCGCTCGGGCCGCAGGTGCCGCCGCTGGCCTCGCTCACCGACCTGATCGACCTGTCGGAAGACGCGCAGCCCGCTCATTACCGCGCGGCGGTCGACGCGGCATCGAAGGACCCGGGCATCGACGGGGTGCTGGCCATCTTCTCCCCCAAGACCGGCTGCGACCCGGCCGACGTTGCGCGCGCCCTGGCTGCGATCCCGAAGCCGACGAGCAAGCCGCTGCTGTCGTGCTGGATGGGCGACGCCTCCGTCGGCGCCGCCCGCGAGGTGTTGGCGGAAGCGAGCATTCCGAGCTTTCGCACGCCCGAGGCGGCCGTCGGCGCCTTCGGCAACATCGCGACCTTCCACCAGAACCAGCAGCTGCTGCAGCAGACCCCGCCGCCCCTGTCGCAGTTGGCCAAGCCCGATGTCGAAGGAGCGCGGCTGCTGATCGAGAGCGTGCTGGCGGAACGCCGCACGGTGTTGACCGAGATGGAGTCCAAGGCACTGCTGTCGTCCTTCCACATCCCGATCACCCGCACGCTGCTGGCGCACAGCGCCAACGAGGCCATGATGATCGCGACGCAGCTCGGATTCCCGGTCGCGCTCAAGATCGATTCGCCCGACATCGCCCACAAGTCCGACGTCGAAGGCGTGGCCCTCAACATCGTGAATGCGGCGGGCGCCCGGGACACCTACCTGAGCATGATGGAGCGCGTGGCCCGGCTCGCCCCCGGCGCGCGCATCAACGGCGTCACGGTGCAGCAAATGGCGCGCGCCCGGCGCGGGCGCGAGATCTACGTCGGGCTGGTGACCGACGACCCGTTCGGGCCGGTCATCGTGTTCGGCGCGGGCGGCACCATGATCGAGCTGCTGGACGACCGCGCGATGGAGCTGCCGCCGCTCAACCAGTTCCTGGCGCGACGGCTGATCGAGCGTTCGCGGGTGGCCGAGACGCTGGGGGAGTGGCGCGGCGCGGCCGCCGCCGACACGCAGGCGCTCGAGCACGTGCTGCTGCGCGTCTCCGAGATGGTGTGCGAGCTGCCCGAGCTGCGCGAGATGGACATCAACCCCATCATCGTGGACGAATCGGGCTGCGTCGCGGTCGATGCCCGCATCGTGGTCGCGCACGCGCCCTCGCCGATCGGCGGACGCGGCAGCGACTACCAGCACCTGGCGATCCTCCCCTACCCGGCCCGCTACCAGCGCGAATGGCCGCTGCGCGAAGGCGGAATCTGCACCGTGCGGCCGGTTCATCCAGCCGATGCGCAGATGCTGCAGGCGCTGGTGCAGCAGCTGTCGCCCGAGAGCCGGTGGTTCCGCTTCGTCTCGCGCTTCCACGAGCTGCCGCCGGCGATGCTGGCGCGCTTCACCCTCATCGACTACGACCGCGAGATGGCGCTGGTCGCCGTCGTGCGCGAGCGCGCCGCGGCGCCGGACGGCACGGCCCTCGAAAAGGAGCGCATCGTGGCCGTGTCGCGCTACTTCACCAATCCCGACCAGTCGAGCTGCGAGTTCTCGCTCGTGGTGGCGGACGACTACAAGGGCCAGGGCCTCGGGTCGCGGCTGCTCGAGAGCATCATCGACGTGGCGCGCGACAAGGGCCTGGCCGAGATCGTGGGGCTGGTGCTCTCGAACAACGCCGAGATGCTGAAGCTCGTGAGAAGGCTCGGCTTCGCGGTCAGGCCGTTCCCCGAGGACCCGGATTTCCGGCTGGTCACCCACGCCTTGTGA
- a CDS encoding 3'-5' exonuclease: MKPDPRELAAALAPGAVLALAGLVLGALLALTLAPAERDSLAAMLAPRTALLLLGWAVLAIALGMLSRHAHATWVRQPARLAEAAQALLTAGDLSRAAPPATAAACGAGARALADIAQRLARQRDALRADIDAQVQEAARGIEQERSRLAALMSELTQSVVVCNLDGRILLYNEQARLQFRSLSPAGGNELIGLGRSIYAAFDRQLVTHALERIRQRLQRRTAQPSAQFVTSSRAGRLLRVQMAPVRDPSAPPEEAAPLSGFVLMLQDITREFEEDSERDRLLHALTEGTRASLGSLQAAVDMLELPDLDAPARERFLRVVREEVRSMTARIQSLAASTSEDSKTRWPLEEMLGADLLQAALRHIEARSPVRASAADVDPGLWLRVDSYSLLQALASLAARLAGEYAVERVQLRLRREDERIHLDLAWSGTAISTETAMAWESSPMTAGDEASPLSVRDVVERHGGAFWFQRERARQEVFFRFLLPSAMPQESLETAPALHDDSRPEYYDFDLFRASEQARELGDRRLVDLAYTVFDTETTGLDPAQGDEILQIGAARIVNGKVLRHECFEQLVDPGRGIPAAGMAIHGITPAMVAGQPRIAQVLPAFHAFAADTVLVAHNAAFDMRFLQMQEAATGVRFGQPVLDTLLLSAAASPQQASHELEAIAARFGLPVLGRHTALGDALLTADVFLRLIPLLASRGIHTLGQAREAAQRTWYARLSY; this comes from the coding sequence ATGAAGCCCGACCCGCGCGAACTTGCGGCGGCGCTGGCGCCCGGCGCGGTGCTGGCGCTTGCCGGCCTCGTGCTCGGCGCCCTGCTCGCTCTCACGCTGGCGCCCGCCGAGCGCGATTCACTCGCCGCGATGCTGGCGCCGCGCACTGCCCTGCTGCTGCTCGGCTGGGCGGTGCTGGCGATCGCCCTCGGCATGCTGTCGCGTCACGCCCATGCCACCTGGGTGCGCCAGCCGGCCCGGCTGGCCGAGGCTGCGCAGGCGCTGCTGACTGCCGGCGACCTCTCGCGCGCGGCGCCCCCGGCCACAGCAGCGGCGTGCGGTGCAGGCGCGCGCGCACTCGCCGACATTGCCCAACGGCTGGCTCGCCAGCGCGACGCCCTGCGCGCCGATATCGACGCCCAGGTGCAGGAGGCGGCACGCGGCATCGAGCAGGAGCGCAGTCGCCTCGCGGCGCTGATGTCCGAGCTGACGCAGAGCGTGGTCGTGTGCAATCTGGATGGCCGCATCCTGCTCTACAACGAGCAGGCGCGGCTTCAGTTCCGGTCGCTGTCCCCGGCCGGCGGCAACGAGCTGATCGGGCTCGGGCGCTCGATCTACGCGGCCTTCGACCGGCAGCTCGTCACCCACGCGCTGGAGCGCATCCGCCAGCGCCTGCAGCGCCGCACCGCCCAGCCTTCGGCGCAGTTCGTCACCAGCTCGCGCGCGGGCCGGCTGCTGCGGGTGCAGATGGCGCCGGTGCGCGATCCTTCCGCGCCGCCGGAGGAGGCGGCGCCGCTGTCGGGCTTCGTGCTGATGCTGCAGGACATCACGCGCGAGTTCGAGGAAGACTCCGAGCGGGACCGCCTGCTGCATGCGCTCACCGAGGGCACCCGTGCGTCGCTGGGGAGCCTGCAGGCGGCCGTGGACATGCTGGAGCTGCCCGACCTGGACGCACCTGCGCGCGAGCGCTTCCTGCGCGTGGTGCGCGAGGAGGTGCGCTCGATGACGGCGCGCATCCAGTCGCTTGCGGCGAGCACCAGCGAGGATTCGAAGACGCGCTGGCCGCTCGAGGAGATGCTCGGCGCCGACCTGCTGCAGGCCGCGTTGCGCCACATCGAGGCACGCTCCCCGGTGCGCGCCAGCGCCGCCGATGTCGACCCCGGCCTGTGGCTGCGGGTCGACAGCTATTCGCTGCTGCAGGCGCTGGCTTCGCTGGCCGCGCGCCTGGCCGGGGAATACGCCGTCGAGCGCGTGCAACTGCGCCTGCGACGCGAGGACGAGCGCATCCACCTCGACCTGGCCTGGAGCGGCACGGCGATCAGCACCGAGACCGCAATGGCCTGGGAGTCGAGCCCGATGACGGCGGGCGACGAAGCCAGTCCACTGTCGGTGCGTGACGTGGTCGAGCGGCACGGCGGCGCGTTCTGGTTCCAGCGCGAGCGGGCACGACAGGAGGTCTTCTTCCGCTTCCTGCTGCCCTCGGCCATGCCGCAGGAGTCGCTGGAGACCGCCCCGGCGCTGCACGATGACAGCCGGCCCGAGTACTACGACTTCGACCTGTTCCGCGCCAGCGAGCAGGCGCGCGAACTGGGCGACCGGCGGCTGGTGGACCTGGCCTACACCGTGTTCGACACCGAGACCACCGGCCTCGACCCCGCGCAGGGCGACGAGATCCTGCAGATCGGCGCGGCGCGCATCGTCAACGGCAAGGTGCTGCGGCACGAGTGCTTCGAGCAACTGGTCGATCCCGGCCGCGGGATCCCGGCGGCGGGCATGGCCATCCACGGCATCACGCCGGCGATGGTCGCCGGCCAGCCCCGCATCGCGCAGGTGCTCCCGGCCTTCCACGCCTTCGCCGCCGACACGGTGCTGGTGGCGCACAACGCCGCCTTCGACATGCGCTTCCTCCAGATGCAGGAAGCCGCCACCGGCGTGCGCTTCGGGCAGCCGGTGCTGGACACGCTGCTGCTCTCGGCCGCGGCCAGCCCTCAGCAGGCGTCGCACGAACTGGAGGCCATTGCCGCGCGCTTCGGCCTCCCGGTGCTCGGCCGCCACACGGCGCTGGGCGATGCGCTGCTGACGGCAGACGTGTTCCTGCGGCTGATCCCCCTGCTGGCGTCGCGGGGCATCCACACGCTGGGCCAGGCGCGCGAGGCGGCGCAGCGGACCTGGTACGCGCGGCTGAGCTACTGA
- a CDS encoding response regulator transcription factor: protein MTHKVLIADDEPNIVVSLEFLMKREGYQVSIARDGEQALDAIRRLRPDLVLLDVMMPIKSGLEVLQAVRADEAIAGTRILMLTAKGRTTDAAKGLALGADAYMTKPFSTRELAERVRCMLSGTE, encoded by the coding sequence ATGACCCACAAGGTGCTGATCGCAGACGACGAGCCCAACATCGTGGTCTCGCTGGAGTTCCTGATGAAGCGCGAGGGCTACCAGGTCAGCATCGCGCGCGATGGCGAGCAGGCGCTGGATGCCATCCGGCGGCTGCGGCCCGACCTGGTGCTGCTCGACGTGATGATGCCGATCAAGTCCGGGCTCGAGGTGCTGCAGGCGGTGCGGGCCGACGAGGCGATCGCGGGGACCCGCATCCTCATGCTCACCGCCAAGGGCCGCACGACCGACGCGGCCAAGGGCCTGGCCCTGGGAGCCGATGCCTACATGACGAAGCCGTTCTCGACGCGCGAACTGGCCGAACGCGTGCGCTGCATGCTGAGCGGGACCGAATGA
- a CDS encoding sensor histidine kinase: MSSVPVIVGAAFAYLALLFAVAHFVDRRARQGRSLIGNPWVYTLSLGVYCTAWTYFGSVGRAASSGLWFLPIYLGPTLAMLMAWTVLRKMVRIARSQRITSIADFIASRHGKSPALAMLVTLIAVVGILPYVALQLKAVASGYALLAGAPAQPQAWWHDGALYVALALAGFTVIFGTRHLDTTERHEGMVAAIAVESLVKLLAFVAVGVFVTWGLFDGPADLFGRAAARPDTARLLSLGSEVGGFAGGQWFALTLLAMLSVVFLPRQFQMMVVENVDERHLRRATWAFPLYLLLINLFVLPIALGGLLQPPAGQADAETFVLSLPLAAGQPGLALAAFIGGLSAATGMVIVEAIAVSTMVCNDLVMPLLLLRRGLRTTRDLSGLLLGVRRAVIVALLLLGYVYYRIAGEDYALVSIGLISFAAVAQFAPPMLAGMYWKGGTRQGALAGLGAGFVLWAWTLMLPSIAKSGWMPGRFIAEGPFGIAWLRPEQLLGLSGLDNLTHALFWSLLANTALYFGVSLLGRPSAHETSQAMMFVDVFRRTGQAGEAPVFWRGTARLDDLRRLASRFLGAEAVDRLLHDYAQRNGIAGADQIAADARLVQFVESRLAGAIGSASARAMVASVVKEEVLEPQDVVSILEEASRETAALRAHSQALEEKSRSLERATAELSELNERLKSLDHLKDDFMSSVTHELRTPLTSIRALAELMLDDPAMESEQRQQFLGLVVAETERLTRLVNQVLDMAKIESGSAEWNRAQVDLCALARQAVQTTQELFRERGATVALHLPDAVPPLLADPDRLTQVLINLLSNAAKFVPAGHGRVELCVRAEDDRIVCTVRDNGPGVPPGQQALVFEKFRQGGDAARRPQGTGLGLPISRRIVEHFGGRLWLDPAPGQGACFGFELPLRRTEVTQ; the protein is encoded by the coding sequence ATGTCGTCCGTGCCCGTCATCGTCGGCGCCGCGTTCGCCTACCTCGCGCTGCTGTTCGCCGTCGCGCACTTCGTCGACCGGCGCGCGCGCCAGGGCCGCTCGCTGATCGGCAACCCCTGGGTCTACACGCTGTCGCTGGGCGTCTACTGCACCGCCTGGACCTACTTCGGCAGCGTCGGCCGCGCCGCCTCATCGGGCCTCTGGTTCCTGCCGATCTACCTTGGCCCGACGCTCGCCATGCTGATGGCGTGGACGGTGCTGCGCAAGATGGTCCGGATCGCGCGCAGCCAGCGTATCACCTCGATCGCCGATTTCATCGCCAGCCGCCACGGCAAGAGCCCCGCGCTGGCGATGCTGGTCACACTGATCGCGGTGGTAGGCATCCTGCCCTACGTGGCGCTGCAACTCAAGGCCGTGGCGAGCGGCTACGCCCTCCTCGCCGGCGCGCCCGCGCAGCCGCAAGCCTGGTGGCACGACGGCGCGCTCTACGTCGCGCTGGCACTCGCCGGCTTCACGGTGATCTTCGGCACGCGCCACCTCGACACGACCGAGCGCCATGAGGGCATGGTGGCGGCGATCGCCGTCGAATCGCTGGTGAAGCTGCTCGCCTTCGTGGCCGTCGGCGTGTTCGTGACCTGGGGCCTCTTCGACGGGCCCGCCGACCTGTTCGGCCGCGCCGCGGCGCGGCCCGACACGGCGCGCCTGCTCAGCCTCGGCAGCGAGGTGGGCGGCTTCGCCGGCGGCCAGTGGTTCGCGCTGACGCTGCTCGCGATGCTGTCGGTGGTCTTCCTGCCGCGGCAGTTCCAGATGATGGTGGTCGAGAACGTGGACGAGCGCCACCTGCGGCGCGCCACCTGGGCGTTTCCGCTGTACCTGCTGCTGATCAACCTGTTCGTGCTGCCGATCGCGCTTGGCGGACTGCTGCAGCCGCCGGCCGGCCAGGCCGACGCGGAGACCTTCGTGCTGTCGCTGCCGCTGGCGGCCGGCCAGCCCGGCCTGGCGCTGGCCGCGTTCATCGGCGGGTTGTCCGCGGCCACGGGCATGGTGATCGTCGAGGCCATCGCGGTCTCGACCATGGTCTGCAACGACCTCGTGATGCCGCTGCTGCTGCTGCGCCGTGGCCTGCGCACCACCCGCGACCTGAGCGGCTTGCTGCTGGGCGTGCGCCGCGCGGTGATCGTGGCGCTGCTGCTGCTCGGCTATGTCTACTACCGCATCGCCGGCGAGGACTATGCGCTGGTCAGCATCGGGCTGATCAGCTTCGCCGCCGTGGCGCAGTTCGCGCCGCCGATGCTGGCGGGGATGTACTGGAAGGGCGGCACGCGCCAGGGCGCGCTGGCCGGGCTGGGTGCGGGGTTCGTGCTGTGGGCGTGGACCCTGATGCTGCCGTCGATCGCGAAGTCGGGCTGGATGCCGGGCCGCTTCATCGCCGAAGGGCCGTTCGGCATCGCCTGGCTGCGGCCGGAGCAGCTGCTCGGTCTCTCGGGGCTGGACAACCTGACGCACGCGCTGTTCTGGAGCCTGCTGGCCAACACCGCGCTGTACTTCGGCGTCTCGCTGCTCGGGCGGCCGTCGGCGCACGAGACGAGCCAGGCAATGATGTTCGTCGACGTGTTCCGGCGCACCGGACAGGCCGGCGAGGCCCCGGTTTTCTGGCGCGGCACCGCCAGGCTGGACGACCTGCGCCGGCTGGCCTCGCGCTTCCTGGGTGCGGAGGCGGTCGACCGGCTGCTGCACGACTATGCGCAGCGCAACGGCATCGCCGGGGCGGACCAGATCGCTGCGGATGCGCGGCTGGTGCAGTTCGTCGAGAGCCGTCTGGCCGGCGCCATCGGCAGCGCCTCGGCCCGGGCCATGGTGGCCTCGGTGGTGAAGGAAGAAGTGCTGGAGCCGCAGGACGTCGTGAGCATCCTGGAGGAAGCCTCGCGCGAGACCGCCGCGCTGCGCGCCCACTCGCAGGCACTCGAGGAGAAATCCCGCTCGCTGGAGCGCGCCACCGCGGAGCTCAGCGAACTCAACGAACGGCTCAAGAGCCTCGACCACCTGAAGGACGACTTCATGTCCTCGGTGACGCACGAGCTGCGCACGCCGCTGACGTCGATCCGTGCGCTGGCCGAGCTGATGCTCGATGACCCGGCCATGGAAAGCGAGCAGCGCCAGCAGTTCCTGGGCCTCGTGGTCGCCGAGACCGAACGCCTGACGCGGCTGGTGAACCAGGTGCTCGACATGGCGAAGATCGAGTCGGGCAGTGCCGAATGGAACCGCGCGCAGGTGGACCTGTGCGCGCTGGCGCGGCAGGCCGTGCAGACCACGCAGGAACTGTTTCGCGAGCGCGGCGCGACCGTCGCGCTGCACCTGCCCGACGCGGTGCCGCCGCTGCTGGCCGACCCGGACCGCCTGACGCAGGTGCTGATCAACCTGCTGTCGAACGCGGCCAAGTTCGTGCCCGCCGGACACGGTCGTGTCGAGCTGTGCGTGCGGGCCGAGGACGACCGCATCGTGTGCACCGTGCGCGACAACGGGCCCGGCGTGCCGCCCGGGCAGCAGGCGCTGGTGTTCGAGAAGTTCCGCCAGGGCGGCGATGCGGCGCGCCGCCCGCAGGGGACCGGGCTGGGCTTGCCCATCAGCCGCCGCATCGTCGAGCATTTCGGGGGGCGGCTTTGGCTCGACCCGGCGCCGGGACAGGGCGCATGCTTCGGTTTCGAGCTGCCGCTGCGCAGGACGGAGGTGACCCAATGA